DNA sequence from the Coffea eugenioides isolate CCC68of chromosome 9, Ceug_1.0, whole genome shotgun sequence genome:
TGGCGTTCCTGTGGCTGGAGAGTGTTTAGGTCTTGAATAGCAAAATGTTGGGTAACCATGGTCAAGATATTCATAAGCAATTACAATACCGGTCATTGTAAGAGTAACAAGATTGTATTGGGCATCCATAGCACAATTATGTCGTGAATACGATCACAATACGCGACAAATAGTTTGCACATATTTACTGTAATAGTAGAATTTCGTGGAGTAAGCTTCGGCTTTATGTTTCagattttgttcttttgttGACACATTTTGAAGAACAACAAATAAACCACGACGGTGACAATGGTGCGCGTCCTTAGGTCCGTGCATGTACTGTTTTGGTCAGGCCATGATCCCCTCAAAACTACAGCACTGAGATTCACTCGGATTTGGTTTGCCGTGCTGCTCTGAATTTCTACAGTCATGCGTGCACGATTCCCCATTGAAGAAAAAAGAACTGTCCAGTCCAATGCCAAGAATTGAGGTGCACTATCCTATCCACTGTCATATCGAAAAGTCAGTTGAACCATTAATAGATGGATGGCATTAATGGAGTCCTGGAAATCAAGCATTGGGATATGTGAACAGACCTTCCGGTCCTTAAGTCCTTACCCCTTCATCATATACCATCATAACTAAGACCACAAGTCTTCTTAGCATCAGTTTAGCGCTAGAAGGAAATATAGCAGAAGAATCCCCACACCCAAATCCACCCATAATTAGTCGGTAGTGGTGGGTGGCGATGAAAATGCAGGATGAAAAGCTAGCACAAGGAAGCGTCACACAGGACACAGAAGccaaggaggaggaggaggaggaggagaaacaCCGACGTCGCCATGTAACAATTAGGGTGCAGAAGGAGCACGCAAATGACATTGTTATGAAAATCAAACGGGATGTTCGTCTAGGTCGGATGATGCTTGTTTATTGCGATCATCTCCGGCTGGAGGCCGCTGCTCTAAGGTTCAGTT
Encoded proteins:
- the LOC113782054 gene encoding small ubiquitin-related modifier 1-like; translation: MKMQDEKLAQGSVTQDTEAKEEEEEEEKHRRRHVTIRVQKEHANDIVMKIKRDVRLGRMMLVYCDHLRLEAAALRFSFEGRRVQEWDTPEGIGLEDGDIIDVWSDMSGGGGGGVISL